A part of Aegilops tauschii subsp. strangulata cultivar AL8/78 chromosome 2, Aet v6.0, whole genome shotgun sequence genomic DNA contains:
- the LOC109782260 gene encoding pectinesterase inhibitor has protein sequence MASFYAAIGFILPFLLAIALPQSTGSPAVAPSTTGSLSIEDACKQTAKLYDVCMATLSPDRSSLTADAVGLTRAAILAVQKNASETATYLTNIDEDDNFNKTAQLQQCLEDCGERYEAAVEQLADATIALDMGAYDESQVLVSAGQAEVKLCQKGCQDSPEHQSILMARNTEVDQLCNITLAIAKLIPR, from the exons ATGGCATCCTTCTACGCAGCCATAGGTTTCATCCTCCCCTTCCTCCTCGCCATCGCATTGCCCCAATCTACTGGTTCCCCTGCCGTGGCGCCGTCGACCACCGGGTCGTTATCCATCGAGGACGCCTGCAAGCAGACCGCCAAGCTCTACGACGTCTGCATGGCGACGCTCTCCCCGGACCGGTCCTCCTTGACGGCTGATGCTGTGGGCCTGACCAGGGCGGCCATCCTGGCTGTCCAGAAGAACGCGTCCGAGACAGCCACATACCTCACGAACATCGATGAAGATGACAACTTCAATAAAACAGCACAGCTGCAACAATGCCTCGAGGACTGTGGGGAGCG GTATGAGGCAGCCGTGGAGCAGCTGGCAGACGCGACAATCGCGCTGGACATGGGGGCATACGACGAGTCGCAGGTGCTGGTATCTGCAGGCCAGGCGGAGGTGAAGCTGTGCCAGAAGGGGTGCCAGGACTCACCAGAACACCAGAGCATCCTCATGGCGCGCAACACCGAGGTCGACCAGCTCTGCAATATCACTCTCGCTATCGCCAAGCTTATCCCCCGGTGA